The Solibacillus daqui genome has a segment encoding these proteins:
- a CDS encoding ABC transporter ATP-binding protein, which translates to MSTSKRLYNYALKFKKPIFIGLFLLTLAVATDIAGPFIAKYIIDHYMTPGSIEAKPIVILLAIFFLLSVLTAVFRYAMNIFLQRGANHVIQQLRKDVFGHIQKLPIEYFDNLPAGKVVARVTNDTEAIRNLYVTVLSQFANSLITIAGVYIALFILNWKMALFALLLIPIVYIWMILYRKYASQYNHVIRTKIADINAMINESINGMTIIQAFRREDQMKVEFDEMNDEHYAYNRKLLILDSATSHNLVNILRLSMFAVFVYYFGTQSMTLPEAVSAGTLYAFVDYITRLFNPITNMVNQFSQLERSLVAGSRVFELLDQKGETVSLQHIERYKGNVVFDNVSFAYKNDEYVLKNIQFEAKQGETIALVGHTGSGKSSIMNLLFRFYDPQKGRIVIDGQDITKLPRQAIREHMGIVLQDPYLFTGTIASNISLNDERISREMVEKALEAVGGERVLSKFEKGIDEPVIEKGSTLSSGQRQLISFARALAFDPAILILDEATSNIDSETEEIIQHAMDVLKKGRTTFIIAHRLSTIKNADKILVLDRGEIVEQGNHDELVALGGKYELMYRLQSGALTS; encoded by the coding sequence ATGAGCACTTCAAAAAGACTTTACAACTACGCATTAAAATTTAAAAAGCCGATTTTCATCGGATTATTCTTACTAACACTTGCGGTTGCAACGGATATCGCCGGACCATTTATCGCTAAGTATATTATTGACCATTACATGACACCAGGAAGCATCGAAGCGAAACCAATCGTTATTTTACTAGCGATTTTCTTCCTACTTTCTGTGTTAACAGCCGTGTTCCGCTATGCGATGAATATTTTCTTACAGCGCGGTGCGAACCACGTCATTCAACAACTACGTAAAGATGTGTTCGGACATATTCAAAAGCTTCCAATTGAATACTTCGATAACTTACCAGCCGGGAAAGTTGTTGCTCGTGTAACGAACGATACCGAAGCCATTCGCAACCTTTACGTAACCGTACTTTCTCAATTTGCCAATAGTCTTATTACGATTGCAGGGGTATATATTGCATTATTCATTTTAAATTGGAAAATGGCATTATTTGCACTGCTGCTAATTCCAATTGTCTATATATGGATGATTTTATATCGTAAATACGCATCGCAATACAATCATGTTATTCGTACAAAAATTGCAGATATTAACGCAATGATTAACGAATCGATTAACGGTATGACAATCATCCAAGCATTCCGTCGCGAAGATCAAATGAAGGTTGAATTCGATGAAATGAATGACGAACATTATGCATACAATCGCAAACTATTAATTTTAGATTCTGCGACAAGTCATAACTTAGTCAATATTTTACGACTGTCTATGTTTGCTGTATTTGTCTACTACTTCGGTACACAATCTATGACTTTACCAGAAGCTGTATCAGCCGGTACTCTATACGCATTCGTTGATTACATCACACGTTTATTCAATCCGATTACGAACATGGTCAACCAGTTCTCTCAATTAGAACGTTCACTTGTTGCCGGATCTCGTGTATTTGAGCTACTCGACCAAAAAGGCGAAACAGTAAGCTTACAACACATTGAGCGCTATAAAGGAAATGTTGTATTCGATAACGTATCATTTGCTTACAAAAACGATGAGTACGTATTAAAAAACATTCAATTTGAAGCAAAACAAGGTGAAACGATTGCACTTGTAGGTCATACAGGTTCAGGAAAAAGTTCGATTATGAACTTATTATTCCGATTCTATGATCCACAAAAAGGACGGATCGTTATTGATGGGCAGGACATTACAAAGCTGCCGCGCCAAGCGATTCGTGAGCATATGGGCATCGTATTACAAGACCCATATTTATTTACAGGGACAATCGCATCGAACATTAGCTTGAATGACGAACGTATCTCACGTGAAATGGTGGAAAAAGCGTTAGAGGCTGTTGGTGGTGAGCGTGTATTATCAAAATTTGAAAAAGGTATAGATGAGCCTGTTATTGAAAAAGGCAGTACACTTTCTTCAGGGCAGCGTCAGCTCATTTCATTTGCACGTGCATTAGCGTTTGACCCAGCAATTTTAATTTTAGATGAAGCAACTTCGAATATTGACTCCGAAACAGAGGAAATTATTCAACACGCGATGGACGTATTAAAAAAAGGACGTACAACGTTCATCATCGCGCACCGCTTATCAACAATTAAAAATGCCGACAAAATTTTAGTATTAGACCGTGGTGAAATTGTTGAACAAGGAAATCACGATGAACTCGTTGCCCTAGGTGGTAAATATGAGCTAATGTACCGATTACAATCAGGTGCACTCACTTCATAA